One Glycine soja cultivar W05 chromosome 7, ASM419377v2, whole genome shotgun sequence genomic window, CCTGTCATCTGAAGTACACCAGAATGCTAGGAAGACCAACTCATATGGTTAACAGAGTTTATAATGGAGACCAGACAAAGATTGAgcgataagataaaattaaatggaAAACAACAGtgaaaattatgaaaacaaataagttgATGAAAGAACTTGGCTTTACCTCTGCAAACAATGCCCGAAAGTCAGCTTCAGTATATTATAAAGTGtatgaaactttcaaaatcATTCATTGCATATAGAGAGCTTTCCTGTCCACTCATCAGCTACCCCATAATCAAGGCTGAGCTCTCTCATCGGAGGGATGCTCTCCATCGCAAATAGCATAAGGCGAGGGAACATCAAATTATTGTGATCATACAGAACAAACTGAACCAACACATTGGGAGTTGAACTATGACTCATATAGCAAGCAACATTCCTCATTCTTGACACATCCATGGCAAAATCCAAAGGAGGTATTGACGGATATGATGGACGCACAAAATTGGAGTCTATCATAGACAAGTCCCCCCATTCTGCCCACCTATCAGTAAACCGATTTGGATATATCAAGGAATCACCATTCATAGTCAAAAGCCGTGCTTGCTCCCTAGTCAGAACAACCCCTGTGTACTCGCATATAAAAGCACCAGCTTGAATAAGGTCCATGGACCTAACTCCCCAACCAGTTTCCCTAGATCTGAACACTTCCAACCTATTTTTCAACCCCTTCTGCGTGACACGGTTCCGACAATGAGGAGGACAACGACAAAATGGGCCACACTCAAAAACCAAAGGCTTCCCTCTCAAGAGAATCCCACTCTGATTATAAGGAAAATCCCCTCCATTCTTCATGGCACAAAAGCACCCCTCAACACACCCGTCCGCACACTCACAACCTGTCCCCCTCCCGCTCTGATGGAACACAAACTGCGGAAAATTTGTCTTCACAAGATACTCATACTGCAGAGGGTCATAGTTAGGATCAATGTCATTGAAAAGCCGAACCGCCACATTCTCCTTCCTATTTGAAACATCAAGCGACAAACAACACGTGGGTTTGAAACTCAAGGGATCCTTCCTAAGCATAAGCGCCTCCTTCATCACCACAGTCCCCATCTTAGCCTGCCCATCAATCCTACACAGCTTATACTTATAAACCCCAAAACCCGACTTCCCCACATCAAACCAGCACTCATGAATTCTATACAACCCATCATACACATACAACCTCCCAGTAGCAGAGGCAGCACCCTCATACCGCACTCCGCGAATGACCCTCACCTCAATCCCATAGTGCATACTCCTCTCCATTGCAAGGTTCCCCCCCTCAAGCTTCTGGTGGAAAACCTGCCTAGAATGCTTGTCCTGGCCACCATGGCCAGAGTAAATAATAACATCACCCTCATCAACATCATCCTCATAACCACCAGAAACAATGACACTAGTGGCAATTGGTTCACCATTGGAACTCATGCTAGCAGGGAGATAATCAATCCCAGCCTGAGGCTGACCGTGAAGGCCAACAACACACAACTCCATCCTATAAAGGAACACATCACCAATGCAGACACCGGGAATTGCACCAACAATTCTCTTGTCACGGTTCAGCCACAGGCCACAGTTCCTCATCACCGCCGAGGCGCGCAGATCGCTGCGCCCCCGGCGGGCATCCACCCGGCCCTCGTCCTCCACCGTCGCCAGGACGCGCAGGGAGTCGTAAACCATCCTCGTCCGGCGGACCACGTCCCGGAAGTGCCGTTGCTCCGGCCCGCCGACATCCGTCAGGCGGACCAGCTCCTTGAAGCGCCGCTGCCGCGGCGTGGTGACCGCCACCGAAGAGGACCGCCCTTCCTCCGGGACCGGCACAATTGCCCGCGAATCCGGGTCCGAAACGGCCCCGTTCGGgtactgctgctgctgctgcatcCCGGGGTCCGAATTTTGGAAGCTCTGCGGTGGAACAACGGTAGTGCCGTCTAGAGGGTCGGAAACAGCGTCGTTTTGGAGCTGCTGGAGCCCTTGGGCGATGGGGTCGAGAACGGCGTTGTTGTTGGTGAAAGCGGTTTTGAAAAGCTGAGAGAGACGGTTGAAATCTGAGAGCAAGCTTGGGTCGCCAGAGAAAGCACCGGGGGTTTCGTCGCAGACGAGCTTGAGGTCGAGGTCGAGGTCGAGGTCAAGGGACCCATTTGAAAAACTGGGGTCCtgagattgttgttgttgttggggtgTGTGGGTGTTGAGCAATTCGTCGAAAGGTTCGAGCTTTGGGATTAGAATTGGGTTTGGGGTGGTGTTGGCGGCGGCAATGGTGGCGGGGATTGGGATTCCCGGAGGTGGGGGAAGGTTTTCCCgtgaaaagagaaaattcatgGTGGTAATGTTATAGAAGAAGGTGTTCTTGTtggaggtggaggtggtggtggtgttgggTAGGGTTTAgattggaagaagaagaagcattgGAAATGGTGATTTGGAGGGAAGAAGATGCATTGGAGGGGAAATGGACACTTGGGAAATTTTTGGTTTCCGGTTTTGAAATTTTGGTTGGGTGGGGTTTGAAATTTATGAACTAAGAGCTTCAGaatttgaactttgaattgcttttttgttttgtggGAAAGGTAGAGATAGCTGTGCAAGATGCCAGATCCTTGATGTTGCTTACCTAATGTGTAGATTTATGTGGAGTGGTGATTAATGGACACCTCATTTTTTGGGAATTAGGGTAGGAAGAAGAGAgatgagaagaaaagaaatagataaagtGAGAAAATGATAGCTTAAAAGATAAGTAAGTTTCTTTAAGTTGAGATGAGATATAAAtgagatgaaagagaaaatacatAAATGATGACAGTGACATGTAA contains:
- the LOC114419133 gene encoding histone-lysine N-methyltransferase family member SUVH9-like, with the translated sequence MNFLFSRENLPPPPGIPIPATIAAANTTPNPILIPKLEPFDELLNTHTPQQQQQSQDPSFSNGSLDLDLDLDLKLVCDETPGAFSGDPSLLSDFNRLSQLFKTAFTNNNAVLDPIAQGLQQLQNDAVSDPLDGTTVVPPQSFQNSDPGMQQQQQYPNGAVSDPDSRAIVPVPEEGRSSSVAVTTPRQRRFKELVRLTDVGGPEQRHFRDVVRRTRMVYDSLRVLATVEDEGRVDARRGRSDLRASAVMRNCGLWLNRDKRIVGAIPGVCIGDVFLYRMELCVVGLHGQPQAGIDYLPASMSSNGEPIATSVIVSGGYEDDVDEGDVIIYSGHGGQDKHSRQVFHQKLEGGNLAMERSMHYGIEVRVIRGVRYEGAASATGRLYVYDGLYRIHECWFDVGKSGFGVYKYKLCRIDGQAKMGTVVMKEALMLRKDPLSFKPTCCLSLDVSNRKENVAVRLFNDIDPNYDPLQYEYLVKTNFPQFVFHQSGRGTGCECADGCVEGCFCAMKNGGDFPYNQSGILLRGKPLVFECGPFCRCPPHCRNRVTQKGLKNRLEVFRSRETGWGVRSMDLIQAGAFICEYTGVVLTREQARLLTMNGDSLIYPNRFTDRWAEWGDLSMIDSNFVRPSYPSIPPLDFAMDVSRMRNVACYMSHSSTPNVLVQFVLYDHNNLMFPRLMLFAMESIPPMRELSLDYGVADEWTGKLSICNE